The following proteins are encoded in a genomic region of Nicotiana sylvestris chromosome 4, ASM39365v2, whole genome shotgun sequence:
- the LOC104249825 gene encoding uncharacterized protein — translation MYRPVPNTTRGGVPTDSGDPVVTLDQVPCWSNAEFRYSYENEDPSNSYFPDPLASASGSEGNASGMVSKFPLDHEINSKIYLWRGDPWSLEVDAVINSTNENLDEAHSSPGLHAAAGPGLAEECATLGGCRTGMAKVTNAYDLPARRVIHTVGPKYAVKYHTAAENALSHCYRSCLELLVENGLKSIAMGCIYTEAKNYPREPAAHVAIRTVRRFIEKQKDKIEAVVFCTTTSLDTEIYKRLLPLYFPRDKHEEEVALLKLPADVGDENGETTIDERKIRIKPLPNAKKSRPRVPQASVDLSVSNVGLTRSSSYLDAFLDPAFMSLIKDPDQRRREQWEKTSQAQTSWNLFKMLGYGDVAGPPLSPAEEYSLHSRYLAKANTLNLSEIAEMKIVYRGGVDSEGRPVMVVVGAHFLLRCLDLERFILHVVKEFEPLIQKPYSIVYFHSAATLQIQPDLGLMKRIQQILGRKHQRNLHAIYVLHPTFGLKSAIVALQLFVDYVVWKKVVYVDRLLQLFRYVPREQLTIPDFVFQHDLEVNGGKGLIVDPRTKYVYQRP, via the exons ATGTATCGGCCTGTGCCTAATACTACTCGAGGCGGAGTACCTACAGATAGTGGAGATCCTGTGGTTACACTGGACCAAGTTCCATGTTGGAGTAATGCTGAATTTAGATACTCATATGAGAATGAAGATCCTTCTAATTCATACTTCCCGGATCCTTTGGCATCTGCCTCTGGGTCTGAGGGCAATGCAAGTGGCATGGTTTCCAAGTTTCCCCTGGATCATGAGATTAACTCCAAGATATACCTGTGGAGAGGAGACCCCTGGAGTCTCGAGGTAGATGCTGTCATTAACTCTACTAATGAG AACTTAGATGAAGCACACAGCAGCCCTGGATTGCATGCTGCAGCTGGACCTGGTCTTGCAGAAGAATGTGCCACACTG GGAGGCTGCCGAACTGGAATGGCAAAAGTTACAAATGCTTATGATCTTCCTGCTAG GAGGGTCATACACACTGTTGGTCCCAAATATGCTGTAAAATATCATACTGCTGCAGAGAATGCTCTAAGCCATTGCTATCGCTCTTGTCTCGAGCTTCTAGTAGAAAATGGGCTCAAGAG CATTGCTATGGGCTGTATATACACAGAAGCGAAAAATTACCCACGAGAACCAGCTGCTCATGTGGCAATAA GAACTGTACGGCGGTTCATTGAGAAACAGAAAGATAAAATAGAGGCAGTTGTTTTCTGTACAACTACATCATTGGATACAGAGATTTATAAAAG ATTGCTTCCGCTCTATTTTCCTCGGGATAAGCATGAAGAGGAAGTTGCCCTATTAAAACTTCCTGCAGATGTTGGGGATGAGAATGGGGAGACAACTATAGATGAACGCAAAATTAGAATAAAACCGTTACCGAATGCAAAAAAATCCAGACCAAGGGTTCCGCAGGCCTCTGTTGATCTTTCCGTCAGTAATGTTGGTTTGACCAG GAGCTCATCCTATTTGGATGCTTTTCTGGATCCTGCTTTTATGTCCTTGATCAAGGACCCTGATCAGCGACGGAGAGAACAATGGGAAAAGACTTCCCAGGCACAAACTAGTTGGAACTTGTTTAAAATGCTTGGATATGGTGATGTTGCGGGACCGCCTTTGTCACCAGCAGAAGAATACTCGCTTCATTCTAGATATCTTGCAAAAGCAAATACTCTGAACCTTTCAGAAATTGCAGAAATGAAAATTGT CTACCGAGGAGGGGTTGACAGTGAAGGTCGTCCAGTAATGGTCGTTGTGGGGGCACATTTCCTGCTAAGATGTCTTGATCTTGAGAGATTTATTCTCCATGTTGTAAAG GAGTTCGAGCCATTAATACAGAAGCCTTACTCTATTGTGTACTTCCATTCTGCTGCAACCTTACAGAT ACAACCAGATCTAGGATTGATGAAGAGAATACAACAAATACTCGGTCGCAAGCACCAGCGCAACCTTCAT GCGATATATGTTCTTCACCCTACTTTTGGACTGAAGAGTGCAATAGTTGCACTACAGCTCTTTGTGGATTATGTG GTATGGAAAAAAGTAGTGTATGTAGATCGTCTTCTGCAACTATTCCGCTATGTTCCTCGTGAACAGCTAACCATCCCAGATTTTGTATTCCA GCATGATTTGGAAGTAAATGGAGGGAAGGGCCTAATTGTGGATCCTAGAACTAAGTATGTTTATCAGAGACCATAG